Proteins co-encoded in one Setaria viridis chromosome 9, Setaria_viridis_v4.0, whole genome shotgun sequence genomic window:
- the LOC117835578 gene encoding serine/arginine-rich SC35-like splicing factor SCL33, protein MGRGYDYSPSPPRGYRRRARSPSPRGRYGGRARDLPTSLLVRNLRRDCRPDDLRRPFGKFGRVKDVYLPRDYYTGDPRGFGFIQYFDPDDAADAKYHMDGQMFLGREITVVFAEENRKKPTEMRARERVSGRGRSYDRRLRSRSPGYSGSPRGRSRSRSRSYSPAPKPKHHSRSPSRSLSRSPVGSRSRSASPAVRSPRRERSLSVSQ, encoded by the exons ATGGGAAGAGGCTACGATTACAGTCCCTCACCTCCAAGAGGTTACAGGAGAAGAGCTCGCAGTCCAAGTCCTCGTGGTCGTTATGGGGGCCGTGCTAGGGACCTCCCAACTAGTCTTCTAGTAAGGAATCTTCGCCGGGATTGCAG GCCTGATGACCTCCGTAGACCATTTGGAAAATTTGGTCGTGTTAAAGATGTATATCTTCCAAGGGATTACTACACTGG GGATCCTCGAGGATTTGGATTCATCCAATATTTTGATCCTGATGATGCTGCTGATGCAAAATACCATATGGATGGGCAGATGTTTCTTGGAAGGGAAATTACTGTTGTTTTCGCAGAGGAGAACAGAAAGAAGCCCACTGAGATGAGAGCAAGGGAAAGAGTCAG TGGCAGAGGCCGTTCTTATGATCGGAGGTTGCGCTCAAGGTCACCTGGCTACTCTGGCTCTCCAAGAGGTAGATCACGGTCCCGGAGCAGAAGCTACTCACCAGCACCTAAGCCAAAGCACCATTCAAG ATCCCCGTCTCGATCTTTGTCGCGCTCACCAGTGGGCAGCAGATCAAGGAGCGCGAGCCCTGCTGTTAGGTCTCCTCGCAGGGAGAGGTCTCTTTCTGTGAGCCAATGA
- the LOC117836323 gene encoding IQ domain-containing protein IQM2 translates to MGVLFSCPADDYDPLDMEEAPPAGTSGGGAVLKALGSGKLHIEGSLSFKRAQAASGALHVETEISIRAGDAAAPAPEPAGPLPREVARARFTEPAVESPKHEAAALRLQKVYKSFRTRRQLADCAVLVEQSWWKLLDFALLKRSSVSFFDIEKQETAMSKWSRARTRAAKVGKGLLKDDKAQKLALQHWLEAIDPRHRYGHNLHYYYDCWLQCESKQPFFYWLDIGEGREINLEGKCPRSKLLSQCIKYLGPKEREDYEVVIEDGKFLYKKSGRILDTSCGPRDAKWIFVLSTSKILYVGQKRKGVFQHSSFLAGGATSAAGRLVVENGTLKAIWPHSGHYRPTEENFQEFQSFLKDNMVDLTEVKMSPAEEDEEFWGSLRRVTSESEKTRDQTAAPEETGPCQTLPEAVNNGSTEIEKCEEETAMARPDSSEDDQEAAEEQAPVPREKILERINSKKEMKSYQLGKQLSFKWTTGAGPRIGCVRDYPSELQVQALEQVNLSPRCGSTAAASRFASPLRRSFNQPAAAAPRGCDASTPRGASRSPLQHGTPAVEAAAD, encoded by the exons ATGGGCGTCCTCTTCTCGTGCCCCGCCGACGACTACGACCCGCTCGACATGGAGgaagcgccgccggcgggcacctccggcggtggcgccgtccTCAAGGCGCTGGGCTCCGGCAAGCTGCACATCGAGGGCTCGCTCAGCTTCAAGCGGGCGCAGGCCGCCTCGGGCGCCCTGCACGTGGAGACCGAGATCTCCATCAgggccggcgacgccgccgcgcccgcgccggagccCGCCGGGCCGCTGCCGAGGGAGGTCGCCAGGGCGAGGTTCACCGAGCCGGCCGTCGAGAGCCCCAAGCACGAGGCCGCGGCGCTCAGGCTTCAGAAGGTGTACAAGAGCTTCCGCACGCGCCGGCAGCTCGCCGACTGCGCCGTCCTCGTCGAGCAGAGCTG GTGGAAGCTGCTGGATTTCGCGCTGCTCAAGCGCAGCTCCGTGTCCTTCTTCGACATCGAGAAGCAGGAGACCGCCATGTCCAAGTGGTCAAGAGCAAGAACCCGAGCTGCCAAG GTTGGAAAGGGATTGCTCAAGGATGACAAGGCTCAGAAGCTCGCTTTGCAGCACTGGCTCGAAGCG ATTGACCCACGGCACCGCTACGGTCATAACCTTCACTACTACTACGATTGCTGGCTCCAATGCGAAAGCAAGCAGCCTTTCTTCTACTG GCTTGATATCGGAGAAGGCAGAGAGATCAACCTTGAAGGCAAGTGCCCAAGATCAAAGCTTCTGAGCCAGTGCATCAAGTACCTTGGTCCA aaagaaagagaggactATGAAGTCGTAATCGAGGACGGCAAGTTCTTATACAAGAAGAGCGGCCGAATCCTTGACACATCTTGCGGACCACGGGATGCAAAGTGGATCTTTGTTCTAAGCACATCTAAGATCTTGTATGTTGGCCAG AAGAGAAAGGGTGTATTTCAACATTCTAGCTTTCTTGCCGGAGGGGCTACTTCCGCTGCTGGGCGATTGGTTGTTGAGAATGGAACCTTGAAG GCTATTTGGCCTCACAGTGGGCACTACCGCCCGACCGAGGAGAACTTCCAGGAGTTCCAGAGCTTCCTCAAGGACAACATGGTCGATCTAACTGAGGTTAAG ATGAGCCCagcagaggaggatgaggagttCTGGGGCAGTCTCAGAAGAGTCACTTCAGAGAGCGAAAAAACTCGAGACCAAACGGCTGCACCTGAAGAGACCGGCCCTTGCCAGACGCTACCTGAAGCTGTCAACAACGGCAGCACGGAGATCGAGAAATGCGAAGAAGAAACTGCGATGGCACGGCCCGATTCATCAGAAGATGATCAGGAGGCGGCCGAAGAGCAGGCGCCCGTGCCGCGGGAGAAGATCCTGGAGCGGATCAACTCCAAGAAGGAGATGAAATCCTACCAGCTGGGCAAGCAGCTGTCCTTCAAGTGGACGACGGGTGCCGGGCCCCGGATCGGGTGCGTGCGCGACTACCCGTCGGAGCTCCAGGTGCAGGCGCTGGAGCAGGTGAACCTCTCGCCGAGGTgcggcagcaccgccgccgcgtcccggTTCGCCTCTCCGCTGAGGCGAAGCTTCAAccagccagcggcggcggcgccgagggggTGCGACGCGTCCACGCCGAGGGGGGCGTCCCGGTCGCCTCTGCAGCACGGAACACCTGCAGTGGAAGCTGCAGCTGACTGA
- the LOC140221215 gene encoding uncharacterized protein, translating to MRRLNSHNYGYWQTYIKSYLMGQDLWEVVAGTEKTPPPKENAEALRKWRIKAGKAMFILKTTIEEDLVEHIRDAETPNEAWETLAKLFSKKNVARFQLLEKELAGISQETPSINKYFTKVKNICRELSQLDPEEKVNEARMRRIIINGLSPEYSGFIAAVSGWPVQLFLVELENLLANQEALAKQMGNITLEEKDEEEALFSSSERRVHQEVKERRRSGQEVIGVAQRRAAI from the coding sequence ATGAGGAGGCTCAATAGCCACAACTATGGCTATTGGCAGACCTACATAAAGTCCTACTTGATGGGTCAGGACCTATGGGAGGTCGTAGCAGGCACCGAAAAAACTCCTCCACCGAAGGAGAATGCGGAAGCCTTGCGAAAGTGGCGAATCAAGGCAGGCAAGGCTATGTTCATATTGAAGACGACGATCGAGGAAGATCTGGTAGAGCACATTAGAGACGCGGAGACACCAAATGAGGCTTGGGAGACATTGGCGAAGCTATTCTCGAAGAAGAATGTGGCACGATTCCAGCTCCTAGAGAAAGAGCTTGCAGGTATCTCACAAGAAACTCCGAGCATTAACAAGTACTTTACTAAGGTGAAGAATATCTGCCGGGAGTTATCTCAGCTTGACCCGGAGGAGAAGGTCAACGAAGCTCGAATGAGAAGGATCATCATCAATGGCCTAAGCCCTGAGTACAGTGGGTTTATAGCTGCAGTGAGTGGATGGCCAGTGCAACTGTtcttggtggagttggagaactTATTGGCTAATCAGGAGGCATTAGCCAAGCAGATGGGAAACATCACTTTGGAagagaaggatgaagaggaggcGCTCTTCTCTTCATCAGAAAGAAGGGTCCACCAAGAGGTCAAGGAGAGGCGAAGGAGTGGACAAGAGGTGATAGGAGTTGCCCAAAGAAGAGCAGCTATTTAG
- the LOC117841085 gene encoding uncharacterized protein, whose translation MARVLPLSIDAGEMARGEDMVTDMPSSSAGASCAAVDHSEQNTKDDEYARLVTRAQHATSDVSATILPEQPRSRSFIWWMKVLLGCFLLIIVGYVFVKWGVPFAFEKVLLPIMQWEASAFGRPVLAVVLVASLALFPVILVPSGPSMWLAGMIFGYGWGFLIIMVGTTIGMVVPYWIGSLFRERLHVWLTKWPQQIALIKLAGEGNWFQQFRVVALFRISPFPYTIFNYAVTVTEIKFNPYLCGSIAGMVPEAFIYIYSGRLIRTLADMKYGNYKMTPVEITYNVISFIIAIVLTVAFTVYAKRALNNIKSSEGICKEEVPSPAGSGARLKHHQELSGSCSVELDVV comes from the exons ATGGCGCGCGTCCTCCCGCTCAGCATCGACGCGGGGGAGATGGCCAG AGGCGAAGATATGGTGACAGACATGCCAAGTTCTTCAGCTGGGGCGTCGTGCGCAGCAGTTGACCATTCTGAGCAAAACACAAAGGACGATGAATATGCGAGGCTGGTTACACGAGCTCAACATGCAACATCTGATGTCAGTGCGACAATTTTACCTGAGCAACCAAGGTCAAGATCCTTCATTTGGTGGATGAAAGTTCTGCTTGGCTGCTTCCTTCTTATAATAGTGGGTTACGTCTTTGTGAAATGGGGAGTCCCCTTTGCCTTTGAGAAG GTTCTTTTGCCAATCATGCAGTGGGAAGCAAGTGCTTTTGGGCGTCCAGTATTGGCTGTTGTTCTTGTTGCATCTTTGGCTCTCTTTCCAGTTATTTTAGTTCCTTCTGGTCCTTCTATGTGGTTAGCAGGAATGATCTTTGGTTATGGTTGGGGTTTCTTGATTATAATGGTCGGGACTACTATTGGCATGGTGGTACCGTATTGGATTGGCTCATTGTTCCGCGAACGTCTACAT GTATGGTTAACGAAATGGCCTCAGCAGATAGCACTAATAAAACTTGCTGGTGAAGGGAATTGGTTCCAGCAGTTTCGAGTTGTTGCGCTATTCAGGATCTCACCATTCCcatatacaatttttaattaTGCTGTCACTGTGACAGAAATTAAGTTCAACCCTTATCTATGTGGTTCAATTGCTGGAATGGTACCAGAGGCATTCATCTACATATACAG CGGACGGTTAATCCGTACATTGGCTGACATGAAGTATGGCAACTACAAAATGACGCCGGTGGAGATAACATACAACGTCATCTCCTTCATCATCGCCATCGTCCTCACAGTCGCCTTCACGGTCTACGCCAAGAGAGCTCTGAACAACATAAAAAGTTCAGAAGGTATCTGTAAAGAAGAAGTTCCGAGCCCTGCCGGCTCGGGTGCACGTCTGAAACACCATCAGGAGCTCTCTGGTTCATGCTCTGTAGAACTAGATGTTGTATGA